The Streptomyces nigra genome includes the window CCCGTGCTCCACGCGCCGGGCGGCGGCCGTCTCCAGTTCCTCCCGGAGCGGCCCCTCCCGCAGCACGGCACCGGGGCCGAGTAGCCCCTCGACGACGGCCAGCGCCCCGGCGACATCACCGTGACGCAGCCGCTCCCGCACCGCCGGCAACTGCTCGGGGCTGCGGTGCACGGCGTCGATCGCCCGCAGACAGGGCAGCGCGGGCCCGCCGAGCGCGACGAGCAGTTCCTCCCGGCGCACCTCGGCCGGGTCGTGATCGACGGCGGTCAGCACCCCGTCGCGCAGCGCGATCCGGTGCACCTCGCCGCGGCACTCCACCCGGTACGGGTCGCCGGTCTCCGGAACCGGCAGGCTCGCCCGACCGGACACCGGCAGGCTCGCCCGACCGGACACCGGCAGCGCCGCGGCGACCAGCGGATGCAGCCGGTCGGCCGAGATCAGCCCGGCCCGCAACAGCTCCAGATCCGGCAGGACCCGGACCGCCGCCTCCGGCAGCACCGGAAGCGCGGCGACCTCCTGTGCGGGTAGCACGATCGGACGGACGGTGGGGACATGGCCGTCGTCGGGCGCGACGAGTTCGAGCACCTCGCGACTGCGCGCACCCAGCCGTACGGTGAACGCCCCGCGCGGGCCCAACCCCTCGGCCCGCAGCAGCAGTTCGGCCTCGGCGGCCCAGCGCTCCCTCGCGAAGGCGGAAGGGGAGTCCTCGTCCACCCCGCAGCGCCACCCCAGCTCCCCACTCAGCCCGGCGTCCCACAGATGCCGATGCAGATCGAGCCGGAACCGCCGATCGGGGTGCGGGTGCGGGTGCGGATGCCCCCAGGAGGGCCCGCCGCCGGACTCCTCCCACAGCGACAGCGACATCCGCTGTCCGGCGTCCGCGCGGGCCGGCGGCGTACGGACCACGAGACGCAGTCCGCCCGGATAGCGGGCCAGGGAGAGCGTGAGGCCGGGGCGGAGTCGCCCGTCGGGAGCGATCCGGGGCATGTGCCAGCGCAGCAGATCCGGTGCGAGCCGGCGCAGGTCAGCGCGGAGCCGGGAGGCGAGATCGGTGCCGTGACGCGTACGCACGGCACGCAGATCGAGGTCGGCGTCGACGCGGGCGGCGGCACAGGCCCCGGCCCAGTCACCGGCGAGACGCCGCGCGGTCGCGGTCTCGATCATGGACGGTGGCACGGCGTACTCGCGTACGCGCTGCCACATCGACAGGCGGGTCGGAATCGCGGGCGCGAAGTGAGGTGCCATCAGCACTCACCTTGCGCGGACGATTCCTCCAATCCACAGAGGGAGAAGTTCTTCATCGCGCGCATCATAGGCACGGCGATCACGATGTGTCAGCAGGAATACGGGTGCGGGGTGCCGGTCCGGTCGGACCGACACCCCGCGTGTGTTCCCGGAAAGTCTTGCTCAGCCGAGCAGTTCGACCTCCGCGAGGGTGGCCTCACCGGTGAGGACCAGGCGGTACTTCGCGTACGTGCCCGGCGACTTCACCGAGAAGGCGCGGGTCTGGCGGTCCCAGGTGAAGGTCTCCCCGGCGCGTTCGTCCAGGGTCTTCCACGTGGTGCCGTCCTTCGACGCCTGGAGCTTCCACCCGGCCGGTGCCTTCGTGTGGTCCGACGGCGACGTCAGGGTGTACTGCACGGCCTTGCCGGCCTCGGCCACCGGAAGGTCCACCGAGGTGACGGCGGCCTGCGTGGCGGACGTGTTGTCGAACAGCGCGCCCTCGCCCTTCACCAGGTCGGCGCGGGGCGTGGGCACCTTGTCGTCCTGGGTGATGGAGACGGGCGCCGCGTTCTTGCCGGTGCCCCACGAGGACGGCTTCGACCCCATGTCGAACTCCAGGACCCCGCCCTTCGCGATCAGCGAGTGGGGGAGCGACGTCGACTTCCACGGCACGCCGTTGACCTTCAGGCCCTGGACGTAGACGTTGCGGGCGCTGTTCTTCGGCGCCTTCACGACCAGCTTGCGGCCGTTCTCCAGCTGGACCGTCGCCTTTGTGAACAGGGGCGATCCGATGGCGTACTCGCCGCTGCCCATCACCAGCGGGTAGAAGCCCAGCGCGGAGAACAGGTACCAGGCCGACTGCTCGCCGTTGTCCTCGTCGCCGTGGTAGCCCTGCCCGATCTCGCTGCCGACGTACAGCCGCGACAGCACCTCGCGCACGTTCTTCTGCGTCTTCCAGGGCTGGCCCGCAGCGTTGTACATGTAGTTCACATGGTGGGCGACCTGGTTGGAGTGCCCGTACATGCCCATCCGGACGTCCCGCGCCTCGGTCATCTCGTGGATGACGCCGCCGTAGGAGCCGACGAAGTCGGGCGAGGCCGTCTCCGGGGTGGAGAAGTACGTGTCCAGCTTGTCGGCGAGACCGCTGCGGCCGCCGTACAGGTTCGCGAGGCCGCGGCTGTCCTGGGGCGCGGTGAACGCGTAGCCCCAGCCGTTGGTCTCGGTGTAGTCGTAGCCCCATACGCGCGGGTCGTACTTCGAGGACTCGACCCGCCAGTCGCCCTTGGCGTCACGGCCCTGGAAGAAGCCGGCCTTGGCGTCGAAGAGGTTGACGTAGTCCTGCGCGCGGTTCAGGAAGTACGCGGACTCCTCCTTGTACCGCTTGTCGCCCGTCTTCTTGTAGAGCGCCTGGCCCATCTTCGCGATGCCGTAGTCGTTGAGGTAGCCCTCCAGCGCCCACGACAGGCCCTCGTGCGTCTCGCTGCTGGTGTAGCCGAGGAAGGGCGACGTCGTCATGCCCTTGCGGCCCACACCGGACGACGGGGGCACGACGGTCGCGTTCTTCACGGCCGCGTCGTACGCCGACTTCCCGTCGAAGCCGACGCCCTTGACGTACGCGTCCGCGAACGCCACGTCAGAGGAGGTGCCCGTCATCAGGTCCGCGTAGCCCGGCGAGGACCAGCGGGAGGTCCAGCCGCCGTCCTTGTACTGCTGCACGAAGCCGTCGACCATCTCGCCCGCCTGCCCCGGTGTGAGCAGCGAGTACGCCGGCCAGGTGGTGCGGTAGGTGTCCCAGAAGCCGTTGTTGACGTACACCTTGCCGTCGACGATCTTCGCGCCGGTGTGCGTCGGGGTGTCCGGGTTCGGCATCTTCGAGAACGGCGAGGCATACTGGTACTTGCCCCCGACCTTCTCGAAGCCGGAGTTCGGGTACAGGTACAGCCGGTACAGGCTGGAGTACAGCGTGGTCAGCTGGTCCGGCGTCGCGCCCTCGACGGCTACCTTGCCGAGCAGCTTGTCCCACTGCCGCTGCGCGCGGGCCTTCACGGCGTCGAACGAGGCGCCGTCGACCTCCTGGCGCAGATTGTCCTTGGCCTGGTCGACGCTGATCAGGGACGTGGCGAGCCGCAGGGTCACCGTGCGGTCGTCCCCGGCGTCGAAGCGCAGATGGCCCTTCACACCGCTGGAGGCGCCGTCGGTCACCGGCTTGTCGAAGGTGCCGTAGACGAAGAGGCGGGTCGCGCCCGTCGACAGCC containing:
- a CDS encoding GH92 family glycosyl hydrolase; the encoded protein is MTVGSQGAAVALPQAPAAADREFTSSFEADDPAPDWLNTVDTGPGGAKRASGVDGGYSSGIPGNVTDHVTDVRANGENSGAGEVKENLADGEPGSKWLVFEATGWVEFDLDKPARITKYALTSANDFAERDPRDWTLKGSSDGKEWKTVDTRSDQTFAERFQTKTYDLAEPAEYRHFRLEITKNNGASGVLQLADVQFSTGGDDGPVPQDMLSLVDRGPSGSPTAKAGAGFTGKRALRYAGRHTADGRGHSYNKVYDVDVAVGRDTQLSYKVFPSMADGDRDYDATNVSVDLAFTDGTYLSDLGAADQHGFPLTPRGQGAAKVLYVNQWNNVVSRIGSVARGKTVDRILVAYDSPKGPAKFRGWLDDVTLKEAAPEKPKAHPSDYALTTRGTLSSGGFSRGNNFPATAVPHGFNFWTPVTNAGSLSWLYDYARANNADNLPTIQAFSASHEPSPWMGDRQTFQVMPSAASGTPETGRSARALAFKHENETARPYYYGVRFENGLKAEMAPTDHAAVLRFTYPGDDASVLFDNVTDQAGLTLDKENGVVTGYSDVKSGLSTGATRLFVYGTFDKPVTDGASSGVKGHLRFDAGDDRTVTLRLATSLISVDQAKDNLRQEVDGASFDAVKARAQRQWDKLLGKVAVEGATPDQLTTLYSSLYRLYLYPNSGFEKVGGKYQYASPFSKMPNPDTPTHTGAKIVDGKVYVNNGFWDTYRTTWPAYSLLTPGQAGEMVDGFVQQYKDGGWTSRWSSPGYADLMTGTSSDVAFADAYVKGVGFDGKSAYDAAVKNATVVPPSSGVGRKGMTTSPFLGYTSSETHEGLSWALEGYLNDYGIAKMGQALYKKTGDKRYKEESAYFLNRAQDYVNLFDAKAGFFQGRDAKGDWRVESSKYDPRVWGYDYTETNGWGYAFTAPQDSRGLANLYGGRSGLADKLDTYFSTPETASPDFVGSYGGVIHEMTEARDVRMGMYGHSNQVAHHVNYMYNAAGQPWKTQKNVREVLSRLYVGSEIGQGYHGDEDNGEQSAWYLFSALGFYPLVMGSGEYAIGSPLFTKATVQLENGRKLVVKAPKNSARNVYVQGLKVNGVPWKSTSLPHSLIAKGGVLEFDMGSKPSSWGTGKNAAPVSITQDDKVPTPRADLVKGEGALFDNTSATQAAVTSVDLPVAEAGKAVQYTLTSPSDHTKAPAGWKLQASKDGTTWKTLDERAGETFTWDRQTRAFSVKSPGTYAKYRLVLTGEATLAEVELLG